One genomic window of Oryctolagus cuniculus chromosome 11, mOryCun1.1, whole genome shotgun sequence includes the following:
- the LOC100359120 gene encoding olfactory receptor 6C2 encodes MRNHTVTTFILLGLTDDPQLQGLLLIFLFFAYLLSVTGNLAIISLIFIDSHLKTPMYFFLQNFSFLEILFTSACIPRYLYNLLTGDKTITYCACAIQAFFTDLFGVTEFFLLAIMSYDRYVAICKPLHYMTVMSSRACRSSIFCCWMAGFLIILPPFSLSQSLEFCDSNIIDSFLCDVSPFLKISCSDTWVIEQMVIGCAVLTFITTLLCVVFSYIYIIRTITRFPSAQQRKKAFSTCSSHMIVVSITYGSCIFIYVKPSAKQSVATNKGVIVLTTSIAPMLNPFIYTLRNKQVKQAFNDSVKRIVLGPLLQHSRLSQRLQCWHSI; translated from the coding sequence ATGAGAAACCACACAGTAACAACATTCATTCTCCTGGGACTAACGGACGATCCACAACTTCAGGgcctgcttttaatttttctgttttttgcctACTTATTGAGTGTAACTGGTAACTTGGCTATTATCTCACTTATATTCATTGATTCTCACCTTAAAACACCAATGTACTTTTTCCTACAAAATTTTTCCTTCTTAGAAATATTATTCACATCAGCTTGTATTCCTAGATATTTGTATAACCTATTGACAGGTGACAAGACTATTACTTATTGTGCTTGTGCTATTCAAGCATTTTTTACAGATCTTTTTGGAGTTACTGAGTTTTTCCTCCTGGCCATCATGTcctatgaccgctatgtggccatctgcaaaCCCTTGCATTACATGACCGTCATGAGCAGCAGAGCCTGTAGAAGTTCCATCTTTTGTTGTTGGATGGCTGGCTTTTTAATCATACTCCCACCGTTTAGCTTGAGTCAGAGTCTGGAATTCTGTGACTCTAACATCATTGACAGTTTTCTTTGTGATGTGTCTCCCTTCCTGAAGATATCATgctcagacacttgggtcatTGAGCAGATGGTTATAGGCTGTGCTGTGTTGACCTTCATCACAACCCTTCTGTGTGTAGTTTTCTCCTACATATATATAATCAGAACGATTACAAGATTCCCCTCAGCCCAGCAAAGGAAGAAGGCCttttccacctgctcctcccacatgATTGTGGTCTCCATCACCTACGGCAGCTGCATCTTCATCTATGTGAAGCCCTCAGCAAAGCAGTCAGTGGCCACTAACAAGGGTGTGATTGTGCTCACCACCTCCATCGCGCCTatgctgaaccccttcatctacacCCTGAGGAACAAGCAAGTGAAACAAGCCTTCAATGACTCAGTCAAAAGAATTGTGTTGGGCCCTCTGCTGCAGCACAGTAGGTTGAGCCaacgcctgcaatgctggcattctatatga
- the LOC100358862 gene encoding olfactory receptor 6C2-like, with translation MKNHTITAFILLGLTDDPQLQVLVFLFLFFTYMLSITGNLTIVSLTLLDSHLKTPMYFFLQNFALLEIAFTSSCIPRYLYNIATGDRSITYNICVVQVFFTDVFGVTEFFLLAIMSYDRYVAICKPLHYVTIMSNQVCRSLVLCCWGAGLVIILPPLMLFLNLKFCDSNVIDYFFCDASPILKISCSDTWLIEQLVIVCAVLTFILTLVCVVLSYVYIIKTILRFPSAQQRKRAFSTCSSHMIVVSITYGSCIFMYVKSSAKNSLAINKGVAVLMTSIAPMLNPFIYTLRNQQVRQAFSDSFKKIALVSKKKEKMQV, from the coding sequence ATGAAAAACCACACAATAACAGCCTTCATCCTGTTGGGACTGACAGATGACCCTCAGCTTCAGGTTCTGGtcttcctgtttctgtttttcacCTACATGTTGAGTATAACCGGGAATCTGACCATCGTATCCCTCACTCTTTTGGACTCCCACCTCAAaacacccatgtacttcttcctacAAAATTTTGCCTTGTTAGAAATTGCATTTACATCCTCTTGCATCCCTAGATATCTGTACAACATAGCAACAGGTGACAGGTCAATTACCTACAACATTTGTGTCGTTCAAGTGTTCTTTACTGATGTCTTTGGAGTAACTGAATTTTTCCTCCTGGCCATCATGTcctatgaccgctatgtggccatctgcaaaCCCCTGCATTACGTGACCATCATGAGCAACCAGGTATGCAGGAGCCTTGTCCTCTGCTGCTGGGGGGCTGGCTTGGTGATCATACTTCCCCCACTCATGCTGTTCCTCAATTTGAAATTCTGTGACTCGAATGtcattgattattttttctgTGACGCGTCTCCCATCTTGAAGATTTCATGCTCAGATACGTGGCTCATAGAGCAGTTAGTGATTGTCTGTGCAGTCCTGACCTTCATCCTGACCCTGGTGTGTGTGGTTCTGTCCTACGTATACATCATCAAGACCATTCTGAGATTCCCTTCTGCCCAGCAAAGGAAAAGGGCCTTTTCCACCTGCTCTTCTCACATGATTGTGGTTTCCATCACCTATGGAAGCTGCATCTTTATGTATGTCAAATCTTCAGCTAAGAACTCTCTGGCTATCAACAAGGGGGTGGCAGTGCTGATGACGTCCATTGCTCCCATGCTGAACCCGTTCATTTACACTCTGAGAAACCAGCAAGTGAGACAAGCGTTCAGCGATTCCTTCAAAAAGATTGCATTGGtctcaaagaagaaagaaaagatgcaAGTCTAG
- the LOC100344719 gene encoding olfactory receptor 6C2-like: MMKNKTITTFILLGLTDDPQLQAPVFVFLFLTYILSVTGNLTILFLTLLDSHLKTPMYFFLQNFALLEILFTSACIPRYLYNIATGDRSITFNVCVIQVFFIDVFGVTEFFLLATISYDRYVAICKPLHYVTIMSYKVCGKLVFCCWTVGVLIILPPLIMILGLQFCDSNVIDYFFCDSSPIMKISCSDTWLLEQMVMTCAVLAFITTLLCVVLSYVYIIKTILRFPSAQQRKRAFSTCSSHMIVVSITYGSCIFIYVKPSAKESVAINKGVTVLMTSIAPMLNPFIYTLRNQQVRQAFKDAFKRTALPSKK; the protein is encoded by the coding sequence ATGATGAAAAACAAGACAATAACAACCTTCATTCTGCTGGGACTGACGGATGATCCTCAGCTTCAGGCTCCAgtgtttgtgtttctctttctcacttacATACTGAGTGTAACTGGGAATCTGACCATCCTATTCCTCACCTTATTAGATTCCCACCTGAAGACACCCATGTACTTTTTCTTACAGAATTTTGCTTTATTAGAAATTTTGTTTACATCTGCTTGTATTCCTAGATATTTATACAACATAGCAACAGGTGACAGGTCAATTACTTTCAATGTTTGTGTCATTCAAGTGTTCTTTATTGATGTGTTTGGAGTAACTGAATTTTTTCTCCTGGCCACCATATCCTATGACCGCTACGTGGCCATCTGCAAACCCCTGCACTACGTGACAATCATGAGCTACAAAGTCTGTGGAAAGCTTGTCTTCTGCTGCTGGACAGTTGGTGTGTTGATCATACTCCCACCACTGATCATGATACTAGGTCTACAATTCTGTGACTCGAATGTCATTGATTATTTCTTCTGTGATTCATCCCCTATCATGAAGATTTCATGCTCAGACACATGGCTTTTGGAACAGATGGTAATGACCTGTGCTGTGTTAGCCTTCATCACCACCCTCCTGTGTGTGGTTCTGTCCTATGTATACATCATCAAGACCATTCTGAGATTCCCTTCTGCCCAGCAAAGGAAAAGGGCCTTTTCCACCTGCTCTTCTCACATGATTGTGGTTTCCATCACCTATGGAAGCTGCATCTTCATCTACGTCAAACCTTCAGCAAAAGAATCTGTAGCTATCAACAAGGGGGTGACAGTGCTGATGACGTCCATTGCTCCCATGTTGAACCCATTCATTTACACTCTGAGAAACCAGCAAGTGAGACAAGCGTTCAAGGATGCATTCAAAAGAACTGCATTACCCTCAAAGAAGTAA